The Vitis vinifera cultivar Pinot Noir 40024 chromosome 3, ASM3070453v1 region TGCAGAAGTTCATCCTTAATCTTACCCAATGATTGTCCCTCAAGAATCTTGAgctcctttcttattttcttagtGTTGAAGTCACACACCATTGTCATGGGATATTTCTCTTTCAACGTCGATATATTGGTGATCTTTTAGCTCGCACTCGCATGTTAGATGCCAAACCAATCACCACACCATTTGCTACATCTCAAACTCTTGAACTCCATACTAGTATCATCTTCTGTAATCCTATAGAGTATCAAACTATTATTGGCAGTCTTCATTATCTTTCTCTTACTCAACTTGGTATTGCTTTTAAGGTGAATAAACTTTCATAGTTTATGCATCGCCTTACTAGTGATCATTGGACTGCTATCAAGTGTCTTTTTCAATATCTTTGTGGTACATCTAATCATGGTTTGGTTCTTTATCACAACTATTCCTTCTCTCTTCATGCCTTTTCTAATGTCGATTGGGCTAGTAATAGAGATGAAATACAAGTGCTCACATCTTCTACCTTAGTCGCAATCCTATCTCATAAAGTTTGAAGAAGCTAAGAACTGTTGCACACTCTTCAATTAAAGTGGAATATTGTTTTGTAGCTTGTACATCTGTTGAATTGTTTTAGGTATATCCACTTCTTACTGAACTTGGTGTTTATGTTCCACAAATACCTATGATATACTACGATAATGTTGGTACTACTCATTTCTACTCTAATTTGGTATTTCATTCCTGCATGAAACAAATCCATTGATGCGTACGACAAATCAAGCCTAATAGAATAGCAAGGCTTAAAACAAAAATgggtttaaaaattataaatgtagCCCAACCAAGAATCATATATCAAAGCTTGAAAGCTCAAATAAAAGTCCGAATAGTCTAAGCTCAACCCAATAGCAAACTAGAACACTCAAATCAACAAATTGGATACCCAAAACTCTACAAACAACTATTGTACGAATCCAGATTTACATTGTGTTAAAAACCAAGCGGAGCCAAGATCCAAATCAAGTTAAGACCgaaaataaaaccaaatcaaaGTCCAAGTAATATCAAATCTTCAACAAACTTTTCACTCCAGACCAAGCTTCTACATACCCTTGATGAACAACTAGGAAAGGAAGAATTAAAGGATAAATTAGATATTGTACTCACATCattatttaaatcaataaaaattaaatttgaccACAtagaatttttcttcaaaagaaatttatgtgtacaacatgcattttaaaaaatgtaatttttatttatttaatattttaattagattaataattaatatttatatgagtctttaatattacaaaaattaacatatttaagatcaagaaaataatgaattgaaTTTGTTACTAGTTAGAtgtttatttttactaaattattCTTTTCAATGAATAAGAATTTGTTTATGAAAAGCcaactatatataaaatattcatttgaaaatagttattttttatttaacattttagTCAGATTAATAATTGATGTTTGTAAAACTTGTTATagtaaaataattgaaaacatatTCAAGATTTAgagaatatataatattaaattaattgatttatcatttattttttaaaataaaaaaataatatatttaagaaaGTTATCATTCCTGCTTAAATGATTGCATCATCTTTCAAAATTAAGGGAAAATCTTATATCTAATTGATAGTTAAGTTTATTAGATGGACGATACTTCTCTTCATATTgggataaattataattttaattagattaaaataaaacattatccAGTAAaatacctttaaaaaaaaaataaaaattaatgagtCATTCTTTGAGCCTAATTAGTACTGCACTTAAACTAATAAgtcattcttattattattattattattattacaaagaGGACATAACACAGATAATTaactaaattatttaaatatagaaTATTATTCGCAATAATGGTAAGAGTTTTAACTAAGGTAGTGAATAATGCCTTTTTCGCAACAGTGGCTATCAGATGCTCACCTTGATTTCATTGCTTTGAAAATTGTTTCAATAGAAAGGGTTTGACTATGATGCTGACGTACTGATGCCTTCTTTGTACCAATTAGCTGGTGATATGTACATTGATTGCATTGCATTGTACTTCATTACTTTGTATTGTGTCCTCCTTGGATCAAACTAGCTATCATTTTCAACTTATTGATTAAAGATATGAAAATGACAATAGATAAAAGGGAGGAGCCGATTAGGCTCACCCGTCGTCTCCAACAGTCAAGTTAACAATGGGGTGAAATGAAAACAACTTGTTGATCAAAGAGATGAAAATGACAATAGATAAAAAGGGATGAGCCGATTAGGCTCACCCATATCCAATAGTCAAGTTAACAATGGGGTGAAATGAAAAGGACAACAGATAAACAATGACTTGTTTTCGTATCATTTTTTGGGATTGAAACCACCTTTTATTGTAGTATTTTGGTGTATTTACTATGGGAAGGCAATAAGTGGAGACATCGATTATGCACTACTTtgaatgatttttgttttatgtatctTGAAGACTCTAGTAGTTATGTAATGATTATAgatttaacattaaaattttggaCATTAAGTGATTAATGTGGGGTTGCGAACATTATGTAATTAATGTGTGGATCATCCTTTATGCAAAGTCATATTTTGCAAGTGATGATTGTATTTTACAAATAgtaattgtattttgaaatggtGTTCGTCCCCTAAATGTGGTTGGTCCTCTCTATGATGTATTAATGATAGAGGTCTAAATTTATTTGACAAGAGGGATCttataataatttcataatAGGTGATGTATGGAGGTAGAACGTCACTCTTTTGACTCGGCCATGGTGAAGGATTTCCATGTCCCTACTCTTTGTACCTTATTTGTAATCTTATTTTTGTATCTTAGTTTCATTGCTTTGTAGTTTAGTTTTATTgcattgtattttcattttgtgCTTTTTTATGGTAGTTCCATGTATTTATACCATGGGTCATTATACTTTGATTAAAAGGTTTAAATTTCACTGTATGCTTAAATAAGTGTTATAATAATAGGGTGTttattaaatcaatttaatgacttaataacttattttaaatgattaagtaaattaagtatgtttagtaaaataacttaatattataatttaaagttaattttaattttaactattaaatcaaaatagttaatatatttttaatctcaaataatttattaacttatttaCCCATATTAGTgaaagtatattttaaaattatgattctaAATctatactcattttttataatgaatattttatgattatcttacctaaatacaatattttaaataaagatgttttatagataaatttattgctttcaataaataaaaataaaaatgattttaaatcaataaaataaatattaattaaaattaatgggggtgttttataaaaaaaattattacctaaaattaataaaaataatatgagttaaaatcaataagataaatatttgttaaaattaatgGGGATGAATgtgttaatttgataatttaaaataaattttaagttaattttattaaataattttattaattatagtaaaaattaagtaataaattttaagttaataaatattaagttttgtcaAATGTGGATTAAATCTCTaccatagattttttttaaaaataataaatttattgaagaagTATAACAAAATGGAGGTCATGGCTCCCGTGTACTACTCTAGAAAATTATGCTAGGAGAGGATTTTAGTGTCCCGAAAATTGGggagaattttttaaatataaaattttattggtAATAATATTAAAGCTTGGAATAtggtatgaaattttttttttcttttttaatcatatgaAAAAGGAATCACCAACCAAGGCCGGGCTTTTTTTAACttgtacaattattttaaaaattaattatttaaacaatggtactttgaaaaataattcttaaaatatggtagttacaaaaatatttccaaatctaTGACACTTTTTGacattttaaaagttgtttcttgaagagatacctttcatatttttcatatcaattatacatgttaaaaaaatttgaatttacactaaaggtgtctcttgaaaagacatcttccataattccataaaattgaatttatactaaaaatgtctcttcaaaagatgtttttctataatttttttattagttattgttgaatataatgtatgtatagtatactatctttccttgttaatataggtcacatgtatggtagttaggactcctagccttgtatataaatatctctcaattgtaagtagagattagatgaatgaaaataaggtttttctcctttttctctctctctctctcaacatggtatcagagccaaaggagaaaacctaattttttttcggTTTAGCCGTGTACTCAATTCTGGCGAACcgtccagtgaccgtgtttcactcCGGTCCCCTCATTCCCTTCCCGAACCACCCCGGACAACCTCATCGCCGTCGGATCTCTACCACGCCGGCAACCCTTTCCGGCGAATTTTTCCGGCGACCTCTTTTCTGGGCACCGACCACATATTCCGAACCGCCGGAGGCTGATCTACACGCCAGTGGAAACCCCACCGGCAACCGGAGtctcacgcgcccccacgcgccgATCTTCCCCGTCGGACTGTcacccacgcgccggcgcgtgacggcgcgtggtttagtgtgcaggttacgccgttctctatatggcttgaaacaatctccttgagcatggtttagccgttttagttctgttgttcaagagtttggcatgcttcgcagtacagcagaccattcagttttttatcatcataactccttggggcagtgtatttatctggttgtttatgtggacgacatcgtcattacaggcagtgatcaggatggtatacaaaaactaaagcaacatctttttacccactttcagaccaaagacttggggaaactcaagtatttcttgggaattgagataattcaatccagttctggtgtggtcctttctcaaaggaagtatgctttagacatcctggaagaaactagtatgttagactgtaaaccggtagacacacctatggatccgaatgtcaaacttgtaccaggacagggggagcctttagaagaccctgggagatatcgacggctcgtaggtaaattgaactatctcaccattactcgtccagacatttttttttatgtgagtgttgttagtcaattcctacagtcaccatgtgatagccattgggatgttgtaatccgtattcttcgatatatcaaaagtacaccaggccaaggtgtattgtacgagaacagaggtcatactcaagttgttggttacacagatgcagattgggctggctcacccacagataaaCGTTctacttcagggtactgtgtttttattggaggtaatctaatatcttggaagagtaagaaacaagatgtagtggccagatctagcgctgaagccgagtatcgagctatggctttggcaacatgtgaactcatatggttgagacatcttcttcaggagttgcgatttggaaaggatgaacagatgaaactcatctgtgataaccaggccgcattacatattgcatccaatccagtctttcatgaaaggaccaagcatattgaagttgactgtcatttcattagagagaagatcgcatcaggatgtgttgctacaagttttgtcaattcaaatgatcaactagcagacatcttcactaaatctctcagaggtcctaggattaaatatatttttaacaagcttggtgcatatgacgtatatgctccagcttgagggggagtgttgaatataatgtatgtatagtatactatctttccttgttaatataggtcacatgtatggtagttaggactcctagccttgtatatatatatctctcaattgtaagtagagattagatgaatgaaaataaggtttttctcctttctctctctctctctctcaacagttatacatattaaataaaattgaatttatattaaaaaaatatcatttccataataccataaaattaaatttattctaaatgtgtctcttgaagagatatcttccataattttcatatcagtcacatggtgaaaaaaaaattgaatttacattaaaGACGTCTCTACAATttcacaaaattgaatttatgctAAATGTGtcttttaaagaaaacactttccacaatttttatattagtcacctatcgaaaaaattaaatttatactaaaagtgtctcttaaaagaaaacatttcaatataaatttaattttatgaaattatgaaagatgttttttgaaaatacacttttaatataaattcaattatttcaataGATGATTAATACAAGGATTGTTGGTGGTGTTTATTTAAAAGACACCTTTAAcataagtttaatttttaaaaattgtaaaaagtgTCTTATGAAAacatctttagtataaattcaatttttttactatataattgaaatgaaaattgtgCAAAATGTATCTTTAaaagacacttttaatataaatttgattttatagaaTCGTAAAatatgtctcttgaagagacatttTTAATgtaaactcaattttttttaacatgtgttattgatatgaaaattgtagaaggtgtctcttgaagagacaccttcaatgtaaatttaatttttttgaatagtGTATCACTGATATAAAAATGATGGaagatattttttcaaaagatacCTTTTaaagtgacaaaaaaaaaatagaaatatttttcatgttctaaaaagttaattttaaattcaccgtaaaattataaaaagtccAACCAAAGCGGGCAAAGCGGGGGGTGGGCATCATGGCTTCCCATGTGATGCTTAAAAAATCATGCACGCGGAAGatttaaattattagaatcTGGTCAAAAGTTGTGGGCTGAAATTTGGTATTGagacaaaaattttgaaattggagGATTAATCAATGTTAAATTAATGAAGCTGCGATGAAATCAAGTTGAATTAGTTtagttctaaaaataattcattaaatcTTGGAgtgagaaaaatgatataataaaaatttaatttaaatattatttaaataagaataaatctTCATCTTACAAAAGTAAATTATAGTGTTTATTAAAGAGAATTGACGAGATCCAATAAtcccaaaaggaaaaaacaaaaaattggttGGTAAGATGAAGATTATTAGATATTCTAATATTCTTCTAGAAAGATGAGATAAGATCGTCTATATTCTTTGGTAGCCAGCACAGCCATGATGTCACCTCCTTTAACTCTTCTCCTCCAACCCAAGACCATATATGGTCAACAAACTATAGATCTGAATCATCCGTTGGTTAACTCCGCTGAAATTACCGAAGCAATATTTCTTTGAATTCTCTCTATTATCCTTAGTACTAGCCGGTGATGATGAAGAAATTAGAGCTTGTTTTTGTGCCTCTTCCGGCCATCGGACACCTTGTATCAACTGTGGAGTTTGCTAAGCTTCTTGTTGGCAGAGATGACCGCTTCTCAGTCACTGTGCTCGTCATGAAGGGACCTATTCTGCAGACTGCGGTAACCAACTATATCCATTCAGTTTCTGCTTCCTTATCCGGGTCCATTCGATTTGTCCATCTTCCTCACCTCGACTCAGACTCATCCAACTCACACCCGTCATCGCCATCTCCTGTCTACTTCCATAATGTCATGGAAAGACAGAAGTCTCTTATTAGGGATGCAGTCCACCAGCTCATCCTGTCTGAGCCGGGTCGACTCGCTGGGATTGTGGTTGATTTGCTTTGCACTTCCATGATGGATGTAGCTGATGAATTGGGTGTTCCTTCCTATGTGTTCTCCACGTCCAGTGCGGCCTGCCTTGCTCTCATGTTTCATCTCCAAACCCTGCAGGACCACCAGGGCGTGGATCTCACTGAGTTTGCTGACTCGGATGCTGAGTTGGTGGTCCCCGGTTTTGTCAACTCGGTTCCTGCTCGAGTCTTGCCTGCTTTATGGGTGGACAAGGAGGGTGTGGGATCCACGGCAATCCGCAGGGAGGCAAGGAGGGCAAGAGAAgctaagggtattttggtaaacACATTTATGGAGTTAGAATCTCATGTGATCAACTCCTTTGCGAACGGTACAACTCCCCCAGTGTACACAGTGGGACCCTTATTGAACTTAAATCATGGGGACCACCACAAACAAGATAGTGCCTCAGATGTCATTAGATGGCTTGATGATCAGCCTCAATCATCAGTGGTGTTCTTATGTTTTGGTAGTGTTGGAGCATTCAACgatgatcaaataaaaaatattgcaaGTGGGCTTGAAAATAGTGGATATCGTTTCCTGTGGTCTCTTCGTCGATCTCCACCAAAAGGTATGATCCCAGACTCTAGTGATAACACAAATTTTGAGGAAGTTTTATCAAAAGAGTTCTTAAATCGTACATCTGAGATCGGAAAGATAATTGGATGGGCACCACAAATGGAAGTTCTAGCCCACTCTGCAATAGGAGGGTTTATTTCTCACTGTGGATGGAATTCTACGCTAGAGAGCATATGGCATGGTGTACCAATAGCTACCTGGCCAATATATGCGGAACAACAATTGAATGCCTTTCAAATAATAACAGAGTTAGAAATGGGGGTGGAGATCAAAATAGATTATAATAAGGATAGGAATAATATTGATCTTATAAATTCTCAAGAGATTGAGAGTAGAATAAGAAGTTTGATGGATGATAGTAACCCCATTAGAAAGAAGCTGGCATCTATGAAAGAAAATTGCAGGAAGGCCTTGATGGAAGGTGGATCTTCGAACTCTAGCATACAACGTCTAATTGGAGACATGATAACCAATTTCTCATGAAACAAATGTTAAAATAATCTATTACCGAAGAAAAAGTTATAAGTTcatacaaatatttatttcaattgCTTTTTAATGTATTGTATTAGTTGAGTGTTGTTGAAAGGCTTGTGTTGAAGAAAGTTTATTATTTTGCACAACAACTTTATTTCAATATTAGATtatgtattaaatttaaaccgTAAGCTTGATCattcattatttaaattttgtttaaaaaaaatggtaagtgtgttataataataataaaaaaaaaaagaaattcatgGGTCTTGTTTTTGTAGGCCctcataattaaattattatatccattttcaatcaatttgatatttaattttaatttcattaaactATAAAAGGTTAGTTTAACAAATCTTCCTCATCAACATTACAATTTTAtcacaaatatttgaatttttaagatCTAAAATTCAAAGGTTGTTAGGGAATGATTATTAGAggattaaaattatttcttaatgcTTAAAAGAACTTtcctaataaaaattaaatacttaatgaaattataaaaacactTGAAATAATTGTTGCACTAGAACCTTGAATCCTTGATACGGGATTcttccaaaaattaaattattattttttataacacattgctaaaaacacttctcttatatataaaaatgctAATGAATGTCCATAAatgtgtttttaataaactcactttgataaaaataataaaaaaattaagaaagactTTCATTAAAATCAcccaaaataaagttttaataaaatatatttcttaaattttttttaaaaaaatcaataaataggataacaattaataataacatattAACTTCAAAAACAAACTCTTGAACATCATAAtccaaattataaaatacaaatcaCAAGAggctaataaataaatatcattagTCTAAGTTATAAAAGGTAAATCACAAGAgggcaagaagaagaaaagatgtCATGAATGAGCTAAGAAAGCTACACATTTGATGAGTGGGATTAAGAAGACCAagtcaaagaaaatgaaattatttccaaaaaaagaaaaaaaaaatttcaatgtacTTATCTATCAGAATCTTAACTATAGATTATGCTTTTAAGTATATGATAATCTATTAAAGTTTTTCaaactaatttaataaaaaaaattaatataaaaaacttaaaatattaatttattcaatgtatttatttcttataattttgaTCAGGTACTAACCAATCTATGATTATGGATAATTATTTACATTAACTTAGTAATAATATTATCACTAATATTATTTACATATACTTGAAtagcatttttttatatttttaaatgacaccttatatatgaagacaaatttatcattaaaatattttcaaggcAATGTTATTTTTAGtagtatttaattttgagaaaataaatgtgTTTAGAAAATTTATGCTGCATTTGTGCTCTTTTAACTCTTTTATGGATGGCAATATCCAGCAAATTAACCTTAATTAATTAGGTAAAAATCACTTGTTCATTTCATCTATTAAGTGTTAAATTCAAATGatctcaattaaaatatttttattatattttgtcaATGTCTATGTGTAGACCCCGCATTTTACTCAATGCGTTCCCACTCAAAGGcgaaactcgttttttattttatttgatgaaaatttgatttttagaaaaaaagacttggagtcgccacttatttttgttttattttaaaagggcgaacaaaataagaaagaaaaccctatgtgcgactccttattttggaaaaggtgatctacgaaaaatcggatcgggttcgggggtcaggttacttatcgggaaggcaCGGtaaaaaaccgtagcacccctcgaagttcctaaagtcgggtctttactaataaaattgaagcaatcatggcaatggatgaataaatcaatgaatacccagaataaatcatgcacatgtgagaatcgggacatgcatagacaacgactagagggaaaatgggtacatacctaggcaacgagccaccatgcgctatcaatagagagAGTTAGTGCACACTTTAGGAATAATCTCATGCATGCCAGAGAGTGGGATGAATCAATCATGTACGATAATCgaatcaaacaatcaatcaatcaatcataaagtcacccatgttgggcccccaccaaagcccgtttattttgcatgaattaatgtCACAGATTCCAtttattctggaattatgaaaaattcatttatgcctattaaaatcaagaggagcagaagatcgTTCGAAAACCAGAgcgaaattaaaattattcgagagaaaattggatttttgaaatttatttgaaaaattggaatctcgaagattactggaaaattggagttttagagtttatttgaagatcagaCTTTTAGAGATtaaatgtgagaatgagaattttagaaattaaatttgaatgagattggaattttgaaaatgatttaagaGTTCGGGATTTTAAATGAGTGGATAAGTGGAtgagtgaataagtaaatgaatgaaataataacaATGGTGAAATGAtaaagattaggtaaataattgcgaaagatggaatttttagagattgaagattaaacttagagattaaaaaattaagaatttatttagagatgagatctttgatatatgaataactaaataaataaatggatgggATAACATTAATACCgagaataatcattaaacagcGGTATATGAACGGTGGAgcttttgaaattggaaattagatttggaagtcgGGTTCTAAAGAATTAAACTTTAAcgattagaataaataaataaatatggaataataatgccaattaacgaaaataatatttaaacgaataaaaaatgagtagtggaatttttgaaattgaaaattaaattaggacgttggattttttaagatttggactttaaataaataaataaatatgggataataattctaattaacgaaaataaaatttagacgaatagtgaaatttttaggattgaaaattaaattaggacattggatttttgaaggattgagctttaaataaatagataaatatgggataataattctaatcgatgaaaataacatttaaacgaatagtgggatttttaggattgaaaattaaattaggacattgaatttttgaaggattagactttaaataaataaataaatatgagataataactctaattaacgaaaataatatttagacgaatagtggaatttttaggattaaaaaattaaattagggcattggatttttgaaggattagactttaaataaataaataaataaatatgggataataattctaattaacgaaaataacatttaggcgaatagtggaatttttaagattgaaaaattaaattagggcattggatttttgaagaattaaactttaatgaatgagatttttaaaagaggataaa contains the following coding sequences:
- the LOC100251889 gene encoding anthocyanidin 3-O-glucosyltransferase 6; the protein is MMKKLELVFVPLPAIGHLVSTVEFAKLLVGRDDRFSVTVLVMKGPILQTAVTNYIHSVSASLSGSIRFVHLPHLDSDSSNSHPSSPSPVYFHNVMERQKSLIRDAVHQLILSEPGRLAGIVVDLLCTSMMDVADELGVPSYVFSTSSAACLALMFHLQTLQDHQGVDLTEFADSDAELVVPGFVNSVPARVLPALWVDKEGVGSTAIRREARRAREAKGILVNTFMELESHVINSFANGTTPPVYTVGPLLNLNHGDHHKQDSASDVIRWLDDQPQSSVVFLCFGSVGAFNDDQIKNIASGLENSGYRFLWSLRRSPPKGMIPDSSDNTNFEEVLSKEFLNRTSEIGKIIGWAPQMEVLAHSAIGGFISHCGWNSTLESIWHGVPIATWPIYAEQQLNAFQIITELEMGVEIKIDYNKDRNNIDLINSQEIESRIRSLMDDSNPIRKKLASMKENCRKALMEGGSSNSSIQRLIGDMITNFS